The proteins below come from a single Gimesia alba genomic window:
- the pyrE gene encoding orotate phosphoribosyltransferase has protein sequence MFDREKLIELFRERALKFGDFTLASGKKSSYYLDGKQVVLHSHGLRLVSAGLLELLADVEFDAIGGMSIGADPIVAGVLAVAAEQGRSLNGFMVRKEPKGHGTNKFVEGPVQPGDKVVIVDDVITTAGSALLSVDRAEEFGCKVVQAIGVVDRLQGGAANFEKRNIPFKALLTIEDFGIEPPAEDA, from the coding sequence ATGTTTGATCGGGAAAAGCTGATCGAGTTGTTTCGAGAGCGCGCATTAAAATTCGGGGATTTCACACTCGCTTCGGGAAAGAAAAGCAGTTACTACCTCGACGGAAAACAGGTCGTCCTGCATTCGCATGGGTTGCGACTTGTAAGTGCGGGCCTGCTGGAATTGCTGGCCGATGTGGAATTTGATGCCATCGGCGGCATGTCCATTGGTGCTGATCCGATTGTTGCCGGCGTGCTCGCGGTGGCCGCCGAGCAAGGTAGATCTTTAAATGGCTTCATGGTCCGCAAGGAACCCAAAGGGCATGGCACCAACAAATTTGTCGAAGGCCCTGTGCAGCCTGGCGACAAAGTCGTGATTGTAGACGATGTGATTACCACAGCCGGTAGTGCATTGCTGTCTGTCGATCGTGCCGAAGAATTTGGTTGCAAGGTCGTGCAGGCGATTGGAGTTGTTGATCGTTTGCAGGGAGGCGCTGCCAATTTCGAGAAACGGAATATTCCCTTCAAAGCATTATTAACGATCGAAGATTTTGGAATCGAACCACCAGCAGAAGATGCGTAA
- a CDS encoding hydroxymethylphosphonate dioxygenase, giving the protein MKENIDISLCDTLSLSKTRRENVDALFNLMQRHGQSFYDEAVTQLEHALQAAHLARESQASMEQITAALLHDIGHFLMDEHDEQNDFLVEDWHHETIGAQQLEPFFGKAVTEPILLHVPAKRYLCTVDAEYFNGLSQASQRSFKLQGGLMTDAEVAEFESNPFHNTAVLLRRWDDGAKVKGLEVPELNAYRRDVESCLECD; this is encoded by the coding sequence ATGAAAGAAAATATCGATATCTCATTGTGCGACACTTTATCACTCTCAAAGACACGTAGGGAAAATGTCGATGCCCTCTTTAACTTAATGCAACGTCATGGCCAGAGTTTTTATGATGAAGCGGTGACGCAACTGGAACATGCATTACAAGCCGCCCATTTGGCGCGAGAGAGTCAGGCGTCAATGGAGCAGATTACAGCGGCGCTGCTGCACGACATAGGACATTTCCTGATGGATGAACACGACGAACAGAACGATTTTCTGGTCGAAGACTGGCACCACGAAACCATCGGTGCACAACAGTTAGAGCCGTTCTTCGGCAAAGCGGTCACCGAACCCATCCTGCTGCATGTCCCCGCGAAACGCTATCTCTGTACGGTTGACGCCGAATATTTCAATGGGCTCTCTCAGGCATCTCAACGGAGTTTCAAGTTGCAGGGAGGTTTGATGACCGATGCGGAAGTAGCAGAATTCGAAAGTAACCCCTTTCATAACACCGCGGTCTTACTGAGACGCTGGGATGATGGAGCCAAGGTCAAAGGGTTGGAAGTGCCCGAGCTAAATGCATATCGGCGAGATGTGGAAAGCTGTCTGGAATGCGACTGA
- a CDS encoding 3-hydroxyacyl-ACP dehydratase FabZ family protein, whose translation MPPKLLYGGIDFDFENPLFGIEDIREINPQRFEMEQLSGIVHIDNEKHGIVGFKDVTEDEFWVRGHMPGFPLMPGVILCECSAQLAGFYARKFKLLGGDFLGFGGMNDVRFRSPVFPNQRLVIMAQLARIRAGKRAEFNFQGLVEGSMVFSGQMIGVPIDKNQQIPGT comes from the coding sequence ATGCCTCCCAAGTTGCTTTACGGTGGAATTGACTTCGATTTTGAGAACCCTTTGTTCGGAATCGAAGACATCCGGGAAATTAACCCTCAGCGATTTGAGATGGAACAACTCTCGGGGATTGTTCATATCGATAATGAAAAGCACGGTATTGTAGGTTTTAAAGATGTGACCGAAGATGAATTCTGGGTCCGTGGCCATATGCCTGGCTTTCCCTTGATGCCAGGCGTCATTCTCTGTGAATGTTCAGCACAACTGGCTGGTTTTTATGCCCGAAAATTTAAGTTGCTCGGCGGCGACTTCCTGGGCTTTGGCGGCATGAACGATGTTCGTTTTCGTAGCCCTGTCTTTCCCAATCAGCGTCTGGTCATTATGGCACAATTGGCGCGGATTCGTGCCGGCAAGCGGGCTGAGTTCAACTTCCAGGGGCTGGTAGAAGGTAGTATGGTCTTCAGCGGCCAGATGATCGGCGTCCCGATTGACAAAAACCAGCAAATTCCCGGAACTTAG
- a CDS encoding L,D-transpeptidase family protein: protein MRYRKQSRLITPFRLIIIAVLGVLGTAAWKNEWIPLQLGSAPTGALNESTQEAASATGRNQTASEYVEPVLEQETIIAQSEPPAEELTDGSDNQRSYQSRDIEIPRIYKRTLTGGIVEADTKIDSPVHEAMEPRQFKGAAQPLVGRQKPAGSQQQADRNAPKQLNPPEGIKRASAPVIKTAKHASYKEEIGSDPSQETTPDLIAIDQLIQQRKIIEAHKKLSKIYWDQPDLYPVIKSRIEETARIIYFSPQPHFMTPYEIEPGDQLRKVATQYKITWEYLAKLNRIDPKRIRPGQKLKVIKGPFAAFVDLSEFTLTIHAHGYFVKRYAIGTGKDHSTPTGKFQVKEKLVDPTYYGPDGVIANDDPTNPLGERWIDIGDSYGIHGTIDPASIGKAESKGCVRMLNEHVAEVYDLLGVGSEVVIRP, encoded by the coding sequence ATGCGATATCGTAAACAGAGCCGTTTAATCACACCCTTTCGTCTAATAATTATAGCGGTCCTGGGCGTTTTGGGGACAGCCGCCTGGAAGAATGAGTGGATTCCACTTCAACTGGGGAGTGCACCAACGGGTGCTTTGAATGAGTCAACTCAGGAAGCGGCATCAGCAACTGGCAGGAATCAGACAGCTTCTGAGTATGTTGAGCCGGTCTTAGAACAAGAGACCATCATTGCCCAATCTGAACCCCCGGCAGAAGAATTGACGGACGGGAGTGACAATCAGCGTTCCTATCAGAGCCGGGATATCGAAATTCCGCGTATCTACAAGCGGACACTCACAGGCGGGATTGTCGAGGCTGATACCAAGATCGATTCTCCCGTTCATGAAGCGATGGAACCCAGACAATTCAAAGGCGCTGCGCAACCTTTGGTCGGACGTCAAAAGCCGGCAGGTTCACAACAGCAGGCAGACAGAAATGCGCCCAAACAACTGAATCCACCCGAAGGGATTAAACGTGCCAGTGCGCCTGTCATCAAAACGGCCAAACATGCCAGTTATAAAGAAGAAATCGGCAGCGATCCATCTCAAGAGACAACTCCCGATTTGATTGCCATCGACCAATTGATTCAGCAGAGAAAAATTATCGAGGCGCACAAGAAACTATCTAAAATTTACTGGGATCAGCCAGACCTGTATCCTGTGATCAAATCACGCATTGAAGAGACAGCGCGAATCATTTATTTCTCGCCACAACCTCATTTCATGACACCCTATGAAATTGAACCCGGCGATCAACTGAGAAAAGTGGCCACACAATACAAAATCACTTGGGAATATCTGGCGAAGCTGAATCGAATTGATCCGAAGAGAATCAGACCGGGACAGAAGCTGAAAGTGATCAAGGGACCGTTCGCCGCTTTTGTCGATTTGAGCGAATTCACTTTGACAATCCATGCACACGGATATTTTGTGAAACGTTACGCGATCGGAACCGGCAAGGATCATTCGACACCCACCGGTAAATTCCAGGTCAAAGAGAAACTGGTCGATCCGACATATTACGGACCCGATGGTGTGATCGCCAACGATGATCCCACGAATCCACTGGGCGAACGCTGGATTGACATCGGCGACAGTTACGGCATTCACGGCACAATTGACCCGGCTTCGATTGGCAAAGCAGAATCCAAAGGCTGTGTGCGAATGCTCAATGAGCATGTCGCTGAAGTCTATGATTTGCTGGGAGTGGGATCAGAAGTCGTGATTCGTCCCTGA
- a CDS encoding ABC transporter permease, with the protein MNTLTIAWKSIRQRRLASLLTALSVALGVTLMVSVLVINSVIDRMFNQTASGYDLIVGAQGSPLQLVLSTVFRVGAPIENLPYRYYTELKKDPRIEEAIPFAIGDVTQKGGFPIVGTIPRYFALEYVPGRHFRINKDGKFLPGTWDAVIGSVVAKQNNWKMGDEFQLIHGSAEAGHVHDEKFKIVGILAPTGTPNDRTVFVNLRGFYQVSGHEKPLDEALKREAAFFGEKLDEEKLKALMKENAAHDHHDHSGHDHSGHDHEVPDAQKEVTAILVQMKGDRLRGFTTIKFQSDLKEANQAQAVNPIQQISWLMQNIVGNVRTMLIVLTALIIAVSGVSIFVSIYNSMSDRKREIAIMRALGAGRTAVFTIILSESVLLCLGGGILGIILGHGLVFVAAPIIEARSGLLINPLAFSSLELILLPVLVVLASLVGFIPAMTAYRTDVASTLSD; encoded by the coding sequence ATGAATACTCTGACTATTGCCTGGAAAAGCATCCGACAACGTCGCCTCGCCTCTCTGTTAACGGCTTTGAGTGTTGCGCTGGGCGTCACACTAATGGTCTCCGTCCTCGTCATCAACAGTGTGATTGACCGAATGTTTAATCAGACTGCCAGCGGTTACGACCTGATTGTCGGTGCACAAGGCAGCCCATTACAACTGGTTCTGAGTACGGTTTTTCGCGTGGGAGCCCCCATTGAAAACCTGCCTTATCGTTATTACACCGAACTGAAAAAAGACCCTCGCATTGAAGAAGCCATTCCGTTTGCCATCGGAGATGTGACCCAAAAAGGAGGGTTTCCGATTGTCGGTACGATTCCCCGCTATTTTGCGTTGGAATATGTTCCCGGTCGTCATTTTCGGATCAACAAGGATGGAAAATTTCTGCCGGGCACCTGGGACGCGGTGATTGGATCTGTCGTTGCCAAGCAAAATAACTGGAAGATGGGTGATGAATTCCAACTGATTCATGGTTCTGCTGAAGCCGGACATGTGCATGATGAAAAATTTAAAATCGTTGGCATTCTGGCACCCACGGGAACTCCCAATGATCGAACGGTCTTTGTGAACCTGCGCGGGTTTTACCAGGTTTCCGGACATGAAAAACCACTGGATGAAGCACTGAAACGGGAAGCGGCATTTTTTGGAGAAAAACTCGACGAAGAAAAGCTCAAAGCACTTATGAAAGAAAACGCGGCTCACGATCATCATGATCACAGCGGCCACGATCACTCTGGTCACGACCATGAAGTTCCCGACGCCCAGAAAGAAGTTACCGCGATTCTGGTGCAGATGAAAGGCGACCGCTTGCGCGGCTTTACCACAATCAAGTTCCAGTCAGATTTAAAAGAAGCCAATCAGGCACAGGCCGTCAATCCGATCCAGCAAATCAGCTGGTTGATGCAAAATATTGTCGGGAATGTGCGCACCATGTTGATCGTGCTGACCGCGTTAATCATTGCCGTCTCCGGCGTCAGTATTTTTGTCAGCATTTACAACTCAATGTCGGACCGTAAACGGGAAATCGCCATCATGCGCGCTCTGGGAGCCGGCCGCACCGCAGTATTTACGATTATTCTCTCCGAGTCAGTACTGCTCTGCCTGGGGGGCGGCATCCTGGGAATCATCTTGGGACATGGTCTTGTTTTCGTCGCTGCTCCCATCATTGAAGCGCGCAGCGGGCTGTTGATCAATCCACTTGCCTTCAGTTCTCTCGAACTGATTCTGCTGCCGGTTCTGGTTGTGTTGGCATCTCTGGTCGGATTCATTCCCGCGATGACTGCCTACCGCACTGACGTCGCCAGTACCTTGAGTGACTGA
- a CDS encoding glucose-6-phosphate isomerase, giving the protein MTNSIRYDDSAARLLIDNKWYEALQPDLMAAREEMLKDIELLGTDQIPADKQPLDAGFQNLPQQLLDEYEEKQGESLLGRIEAKAQELREQSDRFVVLGIGGSYMGMRALFEAVCHPLHNELTREQRAGVPRLYFEGNNVDNDSITALRDLLKTSCQDPNDVLQRWSLTVISKSGGTLETAVGFRLFREALEAYYGADSEKSRSLVVPITGLEGKLRNFSNEKGYSSVFPIPDNVGGRFSVFTAVGLFPAAVMGLDLKQLLQGAADMTSRFNSQPMGDNPVLDYTATCHLFEREKNVSIRILSTWGKRLEALGLWYDQLLAESLGKEEKGATPLTVVNTRDLHSRGQQHQEGALDKLITNVIVERADTDSVAVPVVPENENQDQLNKLQGKTIPDILSAAIEGTNQAYADANRPTADLILPCLDEYTVGQTLQMLMLATVLEGRLINTNPYGQPGVEAYKKNMQDVLNR; this is encoded by the coding sequence ATGACAAACTCCATACGATATGATGACTCAGCGGCCCGTCTTTTAATTGATAATAAATGGTACGAAGCACTGCAGCCCGATCTGATGGCAGCCCGTGAGGAGATGCTGAAGGATATTGAACTGCTGGGAACCGACCAGATACCGGCTGACAAACAACCGCTCGATGCGGGATTCCAGAATCTGCCGCAGCAGTTGCTGGATGAGTATGAAGAAAAGCAGGGCGAAAGTCTGCTGGGAAGAATTGAAGCCAAAGCCCAAGAGCTGCGAGAGCAGTCCGACCGGTTCGTTGTGTTGGGTATTGGTGGTTCGTATATGGGAATGCGGGCGTTGTTCGAAGCCGTCTGTCATCCTTTGCATAATGAACTCACCCGCGAACAGAGAGCGGGTGTGCCTCGTCTCTATTTCGAAGGCAATAATGTAGACAATGATTCGATCACAGCACTCCGCGATTTACTGAAAACGAGTTGCCAGGATCCCAATGATGTACTGCAGCGCTGGAGTTTAACCGTCATCAGTAAATCCGGGGGAACATTGGAAACGGCCGTCGGTTTCCGTTTATTCCGCGAAGCGCTCGAGGCATATTATGGTGCAGATTCAGAGAAGAGCCGTTCACTGGTCGTCCCAATTACGGGACTGGAAGGCAAACTGCGAAACTTTTCCAATGAGAAAGGGTACTCCAGCGTCTTTCCGATTCCCGACAATGTCGGCGGACGTTTTTCGGTATTCACTGCGGTAGGACTCTTTCCGGCTGCCGTGATGGGCTTGGACCTGAAGCAGCTATTGCAAGGGGCCGCTGACATGACAAGCCGGTTTAACTCTCAGCCCATGGGCGACAATCCGGTGTTGGATTACACGGCGACCTGCCACTTGTTTGAAAGAGAGAAAAACGTTTCGATCCGAATTCTTTCTACCTGGGGCAAACGGCTCGAAGCGTTGGGTCTCTGGTACGACCAGCTCTTGGCAGAGAGTCTGGGGAAAGAAGAAAAAGGGGCAACTCCTTTGACGGTTGTGAATACGCGAGACCTGCACAGCCGGGGACAACAACACCAGGAAGGTGCCCTTGATAAACTGATTACGAATGTGATTGTCGAGCGTGCTGACACTGATTCGGTTGCAGTGCCGGTTGTGCCCGAAAACGAAAATCAGGATCAACTTAACAAGCTGCAGGGAAAAACGATTCCCGATATTCTGTCTGCTGCCATTGAGGGGACGAATCAGGCGTATGCCGATGCGAATCGTCCAACGGCTGATTTGATCTTGCCTTGTCTGGATGAATATACAGTCGGACAGACCTTGCAGATGTTGATGCTGGCGACCGTATTAGAAGGGCGGTTGATCAACACCAATCCCTACGGGCAGCCTGGTGTGGAAGCCTACAAAAAGAACATGCAGGATGTCTTAAATCGCTAA
- a CDS encoding DUF5690 family protein → MQFQSAYISTRLEQSNRGLLITWSVIAAFTTYFCMYAFRKPFTVAQYEDLVFWGVGYKVILLFAQVSGYALSKFIGIKVISEMTPNRRAAMILGLIGVAHLALLPYAVAPYWLKPVFLFCNGLPLGMVFGCVFAFLEGRRVTEAMAAGLCASFIMASGTVKTVGAILMQDYGVSEFWMPFLTGALFWLPLLIGVWMLQQIPPPGELDVTARSKRSPFNGAERRQFYSRNALGLTVLILLMVLLTIFRSVRDDYAAEIWSGFGVEKPEIFAQSEMLVAIAVVALSAAVVFIGANYRAFKVGMSMVGLGFACALVTTLSYWGTTHWTEEAAFQFMVLIGISLYVPYVLFHTTIYERVIAMLRNKSNVGYLLYLGDFAGYISTVVMMAIVNLVFEKNLDFVSLLFWLALIISPVSIVGTVVVVLYFRQKQTVSEATLLEPLQLETEPKLGTNTGVL, encoded by the coding sequence ATGCAATTTCAATCTGCGTACATCTCGACGCGTCTGGAACAAAGCAATCGGGGTCTCTTAATCACCTGGTCTGTGATCGCGGCGTTTACGACCTACTTCTGCATGTACGCCTTTCGGAAACCCTTTACTGTCGCACAATATGAAGACCTCGTTTTCTGGGGCGTAGGGTATAAAGTCATTCTGCTGTTTGCCCAGGTCAGCGGATATGCGCTTTCCAAATTCATCGGCATCAAAGTAATTTCCGAAATGACACCGAATCGTCGTGCAGCGATGATCTTAGGATTGATCGGCGTCGCGCATCTTGCTCTGCTCCCCTATGCGGTCGCCCCGTATTGGCTGAAGCCCGTTTTTCTGTTCTGTAACGGTTTGCCTCTCGGAATGGTATTTGGTTGTGTGTTTGCATTTCTTGAAGGAAGGCGTGTGACGGAAGCGATGGCAGCCGGACTATGTGCCAGCTTCATCATGGCCTCTGGAACTGTGAAAACCGTCGGTGCGATCCTGATGCAAGACTACGGCGTCTCTGAATTCTGGATGCCGTTTCTCACCGGTGCTTTGTTCTGGCTCCCTTTACTCATTGGGGTCTGGATGTTGCAGCAGATTCCCCCACCGGGTGAACTGGATGTGACGGCACGCTCGAAGCGATCCCCTTTTAATGGTGCGGAACGCCGCCAGTTTTATTCCCGGAATGCACTGGGGCTGACGGTCTTGATTTTACTCATGGTGTTGCTCACGATTTTTCGTAGCGTGCGCGATGACTATGCTGCTGAGATCTGGTCCGGTTTCGGTGTCGAAAAACCGGAAATTTTTGCCCAGTCAGAAATGCTGGTCGCGATTGCTGTTGTAGCACTCAGTGCAGCGGTGGTGTTTATTGGTGCCAACTATCGCGCGTTCAAAGTCGGTATGTCAATGGTCGGACTCGGATTTGCCTGCGCACTGGTCACCACATTGTCTTATTGGGGAACGACTCACTGGACGGAAGAGGCCGCATTTCAATTTATGGTTCTGATTGGCATCAGTCTGTATGTGCCCTACGTGCTATTCCATACGACGATTTACGAGCGCGTGATCGCCATGCTGCGAAACAAAAGCAATGTGGGTTACCTGCTTTACCTGGGAGATTTTGCCGGCTACATCAGCACGGTTGTGATGATGGCAATCGTCAATCTCGTCTTTGAAAAAAATCTGGATTTTGTTTCGCTGCTGTTCTGGCTGGCGCTGATCATTTCCCCCGTGTCCATCGTGGGCACCGTAGTGGTTGTTCTGTATTTCCGCCAGAAACAGACCGTCAGTGAAGCAACATTATTAGAACCACTTCAACTCGAAACTGAACCAAAACTTGGTACGAACACAGGTGTATTGTAA
- a CDS encoding ABC transporter ATP-binding protein, whose translation MSLLLENVKKSYKEPDGSTLPILDIERFELKDNEQVVLIGESGSGKSTLLNVISGITAADSGKVTIAGTEIASMPEVVRDRFRAERIGFVFQTFNLLPAFSALENVLLGMSFSRKKPNRDRAKELLALVGLEHRLHHHPKQMSVGEQQRVAVARALANQPKLLLADEPTANVDVANQETILHLLRDACAQNQIAMLLVTHSQEVAKQFERVETLTDFNKVHVQV comes from the coding sequence ATGTCACTGCTGCTGGAAAATGTAAAAAAAAGTTATAAGGAGCCCGATGGTTCCACGCTCCCCATTCTGGACATCGAACGATTCGAGCTGAAAGACAACGAACAGGTCGTGCTGATCGGCGAGAGCGGCTCGGGAAAATCAACCCTGTTAAATGTGATCTCCGGCATCACAGCCGCCGACAGCGGCAAAGTAACCATTGCCGGCACCGAGATCGCATCCATGCCGGAAGTGGTTCGTGATCGGTTTCGAGCCGAGCGGATTGGTTTTGTGTTTCAGACATTTAACCTGCTGCCCGCATTTTCCGCCTTAGAAAACGTGTTACTCGGAATGAGTTTTTCCCGCAAAAAGCCGAATCGTGATCGAGCCAAAGAACTGTTGGCGCTGGTAGGACTGGAACATCGCCTGCATCATCACCCGAAACAGATGTCAGTTGGGGAACAACAGCGTGTGGCGGTGGCCCGCGCTCTGGCCAATCAACCGAAACTGTTACTGGCTGACGAACCGACAGCGAATGTCGATGTGGCCAATCAGGAAACCATCCTGCATCTGTTGCGCGATGCCTGCGCTCAGAATCAGATTGCCATGCTGCTGGTGACTCATTCGCAGGAAGTGGCCAAACAGTTTGAACGCGTGGAAACTCTGACCGACTTCAATAAAGTACACGTTCAAGTTTAG
- a CDS encoding DUF3299 domain-containing protein, whose product MSQVLDGSNHSLENVAPVHDEFSYKPVPPTAVVGLALALLSFIALFGIIGLGIAVFGIVVSLISLFSINRSGGELGGKTVALAGVSLSTFFLISGISYQSFVYAHEVPEGYQRLNFASDIASKDFVQTDGVTRVNPDVMKMDKQKVFLKGYMYPTRQTENLKSFILVKDNGQCCFGGQPDVKDMILVELQGDQRADFYAGLVSVAGEFLAEAPTQAGELKPVYQLKGTHFEQAQTAY is encoded by the coding sequence ATGTCGCAAGTTCTTGATGGATCCAATCACTCTTTAGAAAATGTCGCGCCTGTGCACGATGAGTTTTCTTACAAACCGGTGCCTCCGACTGCGGTCGTCGGTCTGGCGTTGGCGTTGCTTTCGTTCATCGCCCTGTTCGGAATTATTGGTTTAGGAATCGCCGTCTTTGGGATTGTCGTTTCTTTGATCAGCTTATTCAGTATCAATCGTTCTGGGGGAGAATTGGGAGGAAAAACAGTCGCACTGGCAGGAGTCTCACTCTCAACGTTTTTCCTTATCAGCGGGATTTCCTATCAGTCTTTTGTATACGCGCATGAAGTCCCCGAAGGATATCAGCGACTCAACTTCGCCAGTGATATTGCCTCTAAAGATTTTGTCCAGACCGACGGTGTTACCAGAGTTAACCCCGACGTCATGAAGATGGACAAACAGAAAGTCTTCCTCAAAGGTTATATGTATCCCACCCGCCAGACAGAAAACCTGAAGAGCTTTATTCTGGTCAAAGATAATGGCCAGTGTTGTTTTGGCGGACAGCCTGACGTCAAAGATATGATTCTGGTCGAACTGCAAGGCGATCAGCGCGCTGATTTTTATGCGGGTCTGGTCTCGGTAGCAGGCGAGTTTTTAGCCGAAGCACCGACGCAGGCTGGTGAATTAAAGCCCGTTTATCAATTGAAGGGAACACACTTTGAGCAGGCACAGACGGCCTATTAA
- a CDS encoding phosphoglycerate dehydrogenase — protein MPRTICTAKMCEFGPHFEILQGGGFEVAIVPNEVDLRKEPDRVLEQVQGFEAILAGAELYTRDILEQLPDLRVISRYGVGYDAVDLDACDELGIAVTITPGVNHHSVAEQAFALLMGVARLTRSQDRAVRSGQWERALTPRVWGSTIGIVGLGRIGQAVATRAIGMGMQVLAYEPFPNQAFADEHQIKLVDLDTLLTQSDYVTLHLPVTPDTIDIINRDTLAKMKSGSVLINTARGGLVDEEALVEALESGHLRAAGLDVYKKEPLPVESPLIKLENVLLSCHIGGLDQESHRDAYAMAAQNIVKLYQGEWPEECVVNLKNTTDWKWSR, from the coding sequence ATGCCTCGAACGATTTGTACTGCGAAAATGTGTGAATTTGGCCCGCATTTTGAAATTCTGCAAGGGGGTGGATTTGAAGTGGCCATCGTCCCGAACGAAGTGGACCTGCGTAAAGAGCCAGATCGCGTTTTAGAACAGGTACAAGGCTTCGAGGCGATTCTGGCAGGTGCGGAATTATATACTCGGGACATTCTGGAACAGCTCCCGGACCTGAGAGTCATTTCACGCTACGGGGTCGGATATGATGCCGTCGATTTAGATGCCTGCGATGAACTGGGAATTGCAGTCACAATTACTCCGGGTGTAAATCATCACTCAGTAGCCGAACAGGCGTTTGCACTGTTGATGGGTGTTGCCCGTTTAACGCGTTCACAAGATCGTGCCGTGCGGAGCGGGCAATGGGAACGAGCTTTAACGCCGCGCGTCTGGGGCAGCACCATCGGCATTGTGGGTCTGGGACGAATTGGCCAGGCAGTCGCCACGCGCGCCATCGGGATGGGCATGCAGGTACTGGCTTACGAACCTTTTCCCAATCAAGCCTTTGCTGACGAACATCAGATCAAACTCGTCGATCTGGATACTCTGTTAACTCAATCGGATTATGTCACATTGCATCTCCCCGTGACTCCCGACACGATCGACATCATTAATCGGGACACACTGGCTAAAATGAAGTCTGGATCCGTCCTGATCAATACCGCTCGAGGTGGCCTTGTGGATGAAGAGGCGCTCGTCGAAGCCCTTGAGTCTGGCCATTTACGTGCTGCAGGTCTGGATGTTTACAAAAAAGAGCCATTGCCTGTTGAAAGTCCACTGATCAAACTGGAAAATGTATTGTTGAGTTGTCACATCGGTGGACTGGATCAGGAATCGCACCGCGACGCGTATGCGATGGCGGCTCAGAATATCGTAAAATTGTATCAGGGAGAATGGCCTGAAGAGTGTGTTGTGAATTTGAAAAACACAACAGACTGGAAATGGTCGCGTTAA
- a CDS encoding methylphosphonate hydroxylase codes for MTITIHPEQLEIWESTGYLKLPGFLTPVETDNLRQWIEEISEWPASDNQWMHHFEQTPFGIKPARTEYILGYHTGIRKLLTEGNVIESAGQLMGKPAILYKEKINYKYPGGGGYAPHQDAPAYEFIKNHITCSIAVDAATPENGCLFFAPGLHQQGLLHLDEHGCIEPHFALTLDWKPVSMQPGDALFFSSYAPHKSPPNKTQQPRRTLYLTYNAAEEGDLREEYYADKRRSLAEVGQTSDEKLKISKIGHFDGKPAEQS; via the coding sequence ATGACAATAACTATTCATCCAGAGCAACTCGAAATCTGGGAATCAACTGGCTACTTGAAACTCCCCGGCTTTTTAACACCAGTTGAGACCGATAACCTGCGCCAATGGATCGAAGAAATCAGTGAATGGCCCGCAAGTGATAACCAGTGGATGCATCATTTCGAACAGACGCCTTTCGGAATCAAACCAGCACGGACGGAATACATTTTAGGCTATCATACCGGAATACGAAAATTATTGACCGAAGGCAATGTGATTGAGTCCGCCGGTCAATTAATGGGCAAACCGGCGATTCTCTACAAAGAAAAAATCAATTACAAATATCCCGGAGGCGGCGGTTATGCTCCGCATCAGGACGCACCCGCATATGAGTTTATCAAGAATCATATTACATGCTCTATTGCCGTCGATGCAGCAACACCAGAAAACGGCTGTCTGTTTTTTGCCCCTGGTCTACATCAACAAGGCCTGCTGCATCTGGATGAGCACGGCTGTATCGAACCGCATTTCGCTTTAACATTAGATTGGAAGCCGGTTTCGATGCAACCGGGCGATGCCCTGTTCTTCAGCTCGTATGCGCCTCATAAAAGTCCTCCCAATAAAACACAGCAACCACGGCGGACTCTGTATCTGACATACAACGCTGCTGAGGAAGGAGATCTACGAGAAGAATACTACGCTGACAAACGACGTTCGCTCGCTGAAGTAGGACAAACCAGCGACGAGAAACTGAAAATCAGTAAAATTGGTCATTTTGATGGAAAGCCTGCGGAGCAATCATGA